From the genome of Treponema denticola:
CCCTAAGTCTAAGAAAATAGATGCTGAAAATCTGCTTAATTCCAAAGAAGCTTATCTAAAAGAGGCCAAAGACTTAACGAAAAAGCCTAAAAACGAAACCCGTAAGCTGCACTCAGAAAATTTAGATACCCAAAAGGTACAAAAAAACATGCCTGAGCTGGAGCTTAAAATTCTCAATGAGGATTTTAATGATGAAATTAAAGATTTTTTGCCGCAAGATGTAAAAGAAGATGAAACTATTTCTCTTTTTTCCGATGAGGCTTTAAAAAAATTCGAGAAAACGGAAAAGAAAAAGCTTTTTTCAGATGATGAAAATGCGGCACAAGCCGGAAAGTTGGGGCTTTTATCCAAGGCCGATAAAAAAGACTTATCAAAAAAACTTTCTTCGCAAACCGAGGCAGCACAGGAAAATTTAAACAAAAAGCCGGTTTCCAAGTCTAAACTGAAGATTTCCGTAGAAGATTTACGCTCAATGCCTTCTGCCCAATCGGATGCTGCCATTCATACCACAGCTTCCGAGTCTCGGGTTGAAACGGACAATTCCGTCGATATGGTAATCGATTTTAGCGGCAAAGCTCAAAATACATCACAGGGCGGAGATCTTCAAAACAGTCAAAACGGAAGCGAAGCTCAAAAAACAAACCAAACTTTTTCTGCTATGTTGACTCAAGAAATACGGGAAGCTGCAGCAGACTTTGTACAAGCCGGAAAAATAGTTCTCCGCGACAATAATGCAGGAGAAATAAGGCTCCATCTAAGACCTGAAAATCTGGGAGCCGTAAAAATCAATTTAGAGTTGAGCGAGGGAAAAAGGGTTACCGGAACAGTAACTGTTGCCTCGAAAGAAGCTTACGATGCCTTTGAAAAAAATTTGGATAATTTGGCTAAAGAATTTAAACAAAACGGATTTGAATTTGCCGAATTTAATTTAAATTGGTCGGGCTTTTCGGGTCAAGAGGGTTTTGCCGAAAATTTTGAATCTTTTGCAGGATTTGCCTATAAAAATCAAGAACAAGATTTAAGGCAGCTTGAAAAAACGGCCGATAATCTGAGTACCTACAGTTACATCTACGGTTCGACTGTAGATCTTTTGGCTTAAAGAGGTAGTTTATGCAGGTAAACAATGTTAATAACAGTATGATAAATACCGCTCTTGAACAGGCGGAAATGATGAAGGGTTTTAAATCCGAGATGAGTCCTGAAGAAAAAGCTCTTTTAGGTATGCAGGTTGACACCTTAAATAAGCAGAATTTTGCAGAAACAAGGGTTCCGAAACAGCAGCTTGGAAAAGACGATTTTCTTCAGCTTTTAATTGCCCAGCTAACCCATCAAGATCCTACATCTCCGATGGAAGACACTCAATTTATAGGGCAAATGGCTCAATTTTCATCCCTTGAGCAGATGACCAATATGAACAAAAACTTTGCAGCCTTAAATGAGCTTATGACAGGCTCATCGGCAGTAAATGCCGTCGGCAAAAAAGTTGACTTAGACCTAGGGTCTTCACAGGTTTCCGGTTATATTTCAGCGGCAACACGCGGTATAAATCCGGAAGTTATGGTAAACGGAAACTGGTATAACTGGTCAGCCGTTAAAACAGTTTATGCAGAAAACAATTAGGAGGCAATAATTATGATGAGATCATTATTTTCGGGCGTAACCGGAATGCAAAACCACCAAACAAGAATGGATGTTATCGGAAATAACGTAGCCAATGTAAATACAACAGGTTTTAAGAGGGGAAGAGTAAACTTTCAAGACTTAATTTCACAGCAGCTAAGCGGGGCATCCCGTCCTACCGAGGAGCTTGGCGGTGTAAACCCTAAAGAAGTCGGCTTGGGAATGATGGTTGCAAGCATTGATACAATCTTTACACAGGGAGCCTTGCAGACAACAGGCGTCAATACCGATCTTGCAATACAGGGAAACGGCTTTTTTATTCTTAAAGACGGAGAAAAAACCTTTTACACAAGGGCCGGTGCCTTCGGTCTTGATAGAGACGGAACCTTGGTAAATCCCGCAAACGGAATGAGAGTGCAAGGCTGGATGGCTGAAGAAGCTGACGGTCTTAGACTTATCAATACCTCAGGTCAAACTGAAGACTTAACTATTCCGATCGGTCAAAAAATAGATGCAAAGGCAACAACGAGTGTAGACTATGCTTGTAACCTTGATAAAAGATTACCGGAGTTACCCGAAAATGCAAATAGAGCCCAGATTTTGGAATCTACTTGGTCTACCGAATTTAAGGTTTATGATAGCTTCGGAGAAGCCCATGAACTTCAGATCGATTTTGCCAGAGTACCCGGAGAAGTTAATGCTTGGAGGGCTACGGTAAATGTCGATCCTACAAATGCTGAAGCTGCGGCAACCAGATCGGGAATCGGAACAACCGATGGTGTTGAAAACAGCTTTATAGTCCGCTTTGACAATAACGGTCATCTTGCTTCGGTTACAGACACGGCAGGAAATGTAAGCGCTCCCGCAGGTAAGGTTTCCGTTCAAGTTTCTTTTAATGTTTTAGGAGCAAACCCCGGAGAAGGCGGAGCTCCGACCAGACAAACCTTGGATGTAAATTTAGGAGAAATAGGTACATCAAAAAATACCATTACACAGTTTTCCGATAAGAGTACTACAAAGGCTTATCAACAGGACGGATACGGCATGGGCTATCTTGAAAACTTTAGAATCGACCAAAGCGGTGTTATCACAGGTGTCTATTC
Proteins encoded in this window:
- the flgD gene encoding flagellar hook assembly protein FlgD, which translates into the protein MQVNNVNNSMINTALEQAEMMKGFKSEMSPEEKALLGMQVDTLNKQNFAETRVPKQQLGKDDFLQLLIAQLTHQDPTSPMEDTQFIGQMAQFSSLEQMTNMNKNFAALNELMTGSSAVNAVGKKVDLDLGSSQVSGYISAATRGINPEVMVNGNWYNWSAVKTVYAENN
- a CDS encoding flagellar hook-length control protein FliK, which codes for MQALDVRMQALPVQEPERKASEDLKRADAEPVRNGDSFLAMIKKMIAAAKDGSKETDEAQFKDARFREDKIRDLSLQKETGRQNKDLSSEDPKSKKIDAENLLNSKEAYLKEAKDLTKKPKNETRKLHSENLDTQKVQKNMPELELKILNEDFNDEIKDFLPQDVKEDETISLFSDEALKKFEKTEKKKLFSDDENAAQAGKLGLLSKADKKDLSKKLSSQTEAAQENLNKKPVSKSKLKISVEDLRSMPSAQSDAAIHTTASESRVETDNSVDMVIDFSGKAQNTSQGGDLQNSQNGSEAQKTNQTFSAMLTQEIREAAADFVQAGKIVLRDNNAGEIRLHLRPENLGAVKINLELSEGKRVTGTVTVASKEAYDAFEKNLDNLAKEFKQNGFEFAEFNLNWSGFSGQEGFAENFESFAGFAYKNQEQDLRQLEKTADNLSTYSYIYGSTVDLLA
- the flgE gene encoding flagellar hook protein FlgE, with the translated sequence MMRSLFSGVTGMQNHQTRMDVIGNNVANVNTTGFKRGRVNFQDLISQQLSGASRPTEELGGVNPKEVGLGMMVASIDTIFTQGALQTTGVNTDLAIQGNGFFILKDGEKTFYTRAGAFGLDRDGTLVNPANGMRVQGWMAEEADGLRLINTSGQTEDLTIPIGQKIDAKATTSVDYACNLDKRLPELPENANRAQILESTWSTEFKVYDSFGEAHELQIDFARVPGEVNAWRATVNVDPTNAEAAATRSGIGTTDGVENSFIVRFDNNGHLASVTDTAGNVSAPAGKVSVQVSFNVLGANPGEGGAPTRQTLDVNLGEIGTSKNTITQFSDKSTTKAYQQDGYGMGYLENFRIDQSGVITGVYSNGVRQELGQIAMAGFANQGGLEKAGQNTYVQSNNSGIANVSTSGTVGKGSLIGGTLEMSNVDLTDQFVDMIVTQKGFQAGAKTIQTSDTMLETVLNLKR